In Paenarthrobacter sp. GOM3, a single window of DNA contains:
- a CDS encoding AIPR family protein — protein sequence MAYANDLILVGDIFDTWHEDNYPDEGKGEAFEIFCSELVMKQWDLSIHDVIQGIIGGGNDGGLDAVYTFLDKELVGIDHRALDRKNARSFDQPKITLVLIQAKQKKGFEEVAIDKVVSSCRAFLDLSKSADDLAQHFNDDVVEQIDIFRRLLRNLAAQIPSVSIEFKFTTLGSTDNIYAQISNKARILESDFNSVVSGATGKVSLLGATEILELYRERPKTAFELKVDEASKSGNGLVVLASLRDYFNFLTESEEPTSSDGDVEPKLLSRIFEWNVRDYQGEVAVNKEIRESLLDQESAPFWWKNNGVTIVATRVNLVDKTVSVVDPQVVNGLQTSNTIFETLKDLAKDHPAFNQMILIRILMTDDEDRRDQVIRATNRQTAVTDASLYATETIQRDIEQFLLGADWYYDRRKNFYKNAGKKVSRIIGILSLAQSLMAAGLNRPDDARARPGSVIKKDEVYRSIFDPGIPLEVYLWVVESQASVDSELASKIQDRATRNNLRFHALTALTTLLAGRTVTSLNSLKSIAKRDNLPTDTNVKLAVETAHTAFTTYVSTSGLRGEAVAKGRDFIAYLNSASQAASAASTSAASTVDAGITNA from the coding sequence TTGGCATACGCAAATGATTTAATATTAGTTGGCGACATTTTCGACACTTGGCATGAGGATAATTACCCCGATGAGGGCAAGGGTGAAGCATTTGAAATATTTTGCTCTGAACTCGTGATGAAACAGTGGGATTTGAGCATTCATGACGTTATTCAGGGGATAATCGGCGGCGGAAATGACGGCGGGCTAGACGCTGTGTACACCTTTCTGGATAAGGAGCTGGTTGGAATCGACCACCGTGCCTTGGATAGGAAAAATGCACGCAGCTTTGATCAACCAAAAATCACCCTTGTTCTTATCCAAGCAAAACAAAAAAAGGGCTTTGAGGAAGTTGCCATCGACAAAGTCGTTTCCTCCTGCAGAGCATTTTTAGACTTATCAAAGTCGGCAGATGATCTTGCACAGCATTTCAACGATGATGTCGTTGAACAAATTGACATATTTCGTCGTCTATTACGCAATCTTGCCGCTCAAATTCCAAGTGTTAGTATTGAGTTCAAATTTACAACCCTTGGTTCAACCGACAATATATATGCCCAAATATCGAATAAGGCCAGAATACTCGAATCCGATTTCAACTCGGTAGTATCAGGAGCGACTGGAAAAGTATCACTCTTGGGTGCGACCGAAATATTGGAATTATATCGTGAGCGGCCAAAAACTGCTTTTGAGTTGAAAGTAGATGAAGCATCAAAGAGCGGAAACGGTCTCGTCGTCTTGGCATCACTCCGGGACTACTTCAACTTCCTCACAGAATCCGAAGAGCCTACTAGTAGTGACGGAGATGTAGAACCGAAGCTCCTCAGCCGCATTTTTGAGTGGAATGTTCGGGACTATCAGGGCGAGGTCGCCGTAAATAAGGAGATTCGCGAATCTCTACTAGATCAAGAGAGCGCGCCGTTTTGGTGGAAGAATAATGGAGTCACTATCGTCGCGACCAGAGTTAATTTGGTCGATAAAACAGTCTCAGTAGTAGATCCTCAGGTGGTTAATGGCCTGCAGACGTCCAATACTATTTTTGAGACCTTGAAAGATCTTGCAAAAGATCATCCTGCGTTCAATCAAATGATCCTGATTCGGATTCTAATGACTGACGATGAAGATCGTAGAGACCAGGTAATTCGCGCAACGAATCGACAAACAGCCGTCACGGACGCTTCTCTATACGCCACAGAAACGATCCAGAGAGACATCGAGCAGTTCCTTTTAGGAGCTGACTGGTATTATGATCGACGCAAAAACTTCTATAAAAACGCTGGCAAGAAGGTGAGCCGTATAATCGGCATTCTTTCACTAGCACAATCACTAATGGCTGCTGGCCTTAACAGGCCAGACGACGCTAGAGCTCGACCGGGAAGTGTAATTAAAAAGGACGAGGTCTATCGCAGCATCTTTGATCCAGGAATTCCTCTCGAGGTCTATCTCTGGGTCGTTGAAAGCCAAGCTTCTGTGGACAGCGAACTAGCGTCCAAGATTCAGGATAGAGCGACTCGCAACAACCTTCGCTTCCATGCACTGACTGCACTAACAACCTTGTTAGCCGGTAGGACAGTCACGTCCCTAAACTCGCTGAAGTCCATCGCGAAACGTGACAACCTACCCACAGACACCAACGTCAAACTGGCAGTTGAGACCGCTCACACGGCCTTCACGACCTACGTTTCCACCAGCGGCCTCCGGGGAGAAGCCGTTGCGAAAGGTCGGGACTTCATTGCATATCTGAACTCAGCTAGCCAGGCTGCAAGTGCCGCCTCGACATCTGCTGCCTCAACGGTTGACGCCGGAATCACCAACGCGTAA
- the nrdF gene encoding class 1b ribonucleoside-diphosphate reductase subunit beta produces the protein MTEKVKLLTHVEAINWNKIQDDKDVEVWNRLVNNFWLPEKVPLSNDVQSWHTLTPEEQQLTMRVFTGLTLLDTIQGTVGAVSLIPDAITPHEEAVYTNIAFMESVHAKSYSSIFSTLCSTKEIDDAFRWSLENENLQKKAQIVMDYYQGDDPLKRKVASTLLESFLFYSGFYLPMYWSSRAKLTNTADLIRLIIRDEAVHGYYIGYKFQKGLEKVSEARKQEIKDYTFELLFELYENEVQYTHDLYDGVGLAEDVKKFLHYNANKALMNLGYEAMFPASVTDVNPAILSALSPNADENHDFFSGSGSSYVIGKAVNTEDEDWEF, from the coding sequence ATGACCGAGAAGGTCAAGCTGCTGACACATGTCGAAGCAATCAACTGGAACAAGATCCAGGACGACAAGGACGTGGAAGTCTGGAACCGACTGGTCAACAACTTCTGGCTGCCGGAGAAGGTGCCGCTGTCCAACGACGTGCAGTCGTGGCACACGCTGACCCCGGAGGAGCAGCAGCTCACCATGCGCGTCTTCACGGGTCTAACCCTGCTGGACACGATCCAGGGCACCGTCGGGGCAGTCTCACTGATTCCGGATGCCATCACCCCGCATGAAGAAGCTGTGTACACCAACATCGCCTTCATGGAGTCGGTGCACGCCAAGTCCTACTCGTCCATCTTCTCCACCCTGTGCTCCACCAAGGAGATTGACGACGCTTTCCGCTGGTCCCTCGAAAACGAGAACCTGCAGAAGAAGGCCCAGATCGTCATGGACTACTACCAGGGCGACGACCCCCTGAAGCGCAAGGTTGCTTCCACCCTGCTGGAGAGCTTCCTGTTCTACTCGGGCTTCTACCTACCCATGTACTGGTCCTCACGCGCGAAGCTCACGAACACGGCCGACCTCATCCGCCTCATCATCCGCGACGAGGCTGTGCACGGTTACTACATCGGTTACAAGTTCCAGAAGGGCCTGGAGAAGGTTTCCGAGGCCCGCAAGCAGGAAATCAAGGACTACACGTTCGAGCTCCTGTTCGAGCTGTACGAAAACGAAGTCCAGTACACGCATGACCTCTACGACGGGGTCGGCCTTGCCGAAGACGTCAAGAAGTTCCTGCACTACAACGCCAACAAGGCGCTCATGAACCTGGGCTACGAGGCCATGTTCCCGGCATCCGTCACCGACGTAAACCCGGCCATCCTCTCCGCGCTGTCCCCGAACGCCGACGAGAACCACGACTTCTTCTCCGGCTCCGGATCCTCCTACGTGATCGGCAAGGCCGTGAACACGGAGGATGAGGACTGGGAGTTCTAA
- the nrdE gene encoding class 1b ribonucleoside-diphosphate reductase subunit alpha: protein MPEAYKGLGYHELNAMLNLYGPNGEIQFEADREAAHQYFLQHVNNNTVFFHDLEEKLDYLVKNQYYERETLDQYTMNFIRDLFNRAYKKKFRFETFLGAFKFYTSYTLKTFDGKRFLERYEDRVCMVALHLARGNEDLANRLVDEIIDGRFQPATPTFLNAGKAQRGELVSCFLLRIEDNMESIARAINSALQLSKRGGGVALSLTNIREHGAPIKQIENQSSGVIPVMKLLEDSFSYANQLGARQGAGAVYLHAHHPDIHRFLDTKRENADEKIRIKTLSLGVVVPDITFELAKKNEDMYLFSPYDVEKVYGVPFSDISVTEKYYEMVDDSRIKKTKISAREFFQTLAEIQFESGYPYIMFEDTVNRANPIDGKITMSNLCSEILQVSSPSIYAEDLSYETVGKDISCNLGSMNIAKTMDSPDFGLSIETSIRALSAVSDMSYINSVPSIAQGNAQSHAIGLGQMNLHGYLAREHVHYGSEEGLDFTNIYFYTVLFHALRASNRLSIETGQKFGGFEKSTYASGEFFDKYTEQEWTPETERVRELFAGHHIPTQDDWRELKASVMEHGIYNQNLQAVPPTGSISYINNSTSSIHPVAAKIEIRKEGKIGRVYYPAPYLTNDNLEYYQDAYEIGYEKIIDTYAAATQHVDQGLSLTLFFKDTATTRDINKAQIYAWRKGIKTLYYIRLRQLALEGTEVENCVSCML from the coding sequence CTGCCTGAGGCCTACAAGGGCCTGGGCTATCACGAGCTCAACGCCATGCTGAACCTGTACGGCCCCAACGGTGAGATCCAGTTCGAAGCGGACCGTGAAGCTGCGCACCAGTACTTCCTACAGCATGTGAACAACAACACCGTGTTCTTCCATGACCTGGAAGAGAAGCTCGACTACCTGGTGAAGAACCAGTACTACGAGCGCGAAACGCTCGACCAGTACACCATGAACTTCATCCGCGACCTCTTCAACCGCGCATACAAGAAGAAGTTCCGTTTTGAAACCTTCCTTGGCGCCTTCAAGTTCTACACGTCCTACACGCTGAAGACCTTCGACGGCAAGCGTTTCCTTGAGCGCTACGAAGACCGCGTCTGCATGGTTGCCCTGCACCTTGCCCGTGGCAACGAAGACCTGGCCAACCGCCTCGTCGACGAAATCATCGACGGCCGTTTCCAGCCGGCCACCCCCACGTTCCTCAACGCCGGCAAGGCCCAGCGCGGCGAGCTTGTCTCCTGCTTCCTGCTCCGCATCGAAGACAACATGGAGTCGATCGCCCGGGCCATCAACTCCGCACTGCAGCTCTCCAAGCGTGGCGGCGGTGTAGCCCTTTCGCTCACAAACATCCGCGAGCACGGCGCCCCGATCAAGCAGATCGAGAACCAGTCCTCCGGCGTCATCCCCGTGATGAAGCTCCTCGAAGACAGCTTCTCCTACGCCAACCAGCTCGGTGCCCGCCAGGGTGCAGGTGCCGTTTACCTGCATGCCCACCACCCGGACATCCACCGCTTCCTGGACACCAAGCGCGAGAACGCCGACGAGAAGATCCGTATCAAGACGCTCTCCTTGGGCGTTGTGGTTCCGGACATCACGTTCGAGCTCGCCAAGAAGAACGAGGACATGTACCTGTTCTCGCCGTATGACGTCGAGAAGGTCTACGGCGTTCCGTTCTCCGACATTTCGGTGACCGAGAAGTACTACGAGATGGTCGATGATTCCCGGATCAAGAAGACCAAGATCAGCGCCCGCGAGTTCTTCCAGACCCTCGCGGAGATCCAGTTCGAGTCCGGCTACCCGTACATCATGTTCGAGGACACCGTAAACCGGGCCAACCCGATCGACGGCAAGATCACCATGAGCAACCTCTGCTCGGAGATCCTGCAGGTTTCCTCGCCGTCGATCTACGCCGAAGACCTCAGCTACGAGACCGTGGGCAAGGACATTTCCTGCAACCTCGGCTCCATGAACATCGCCAAGACCATGGACTCGCCGGACTTCGGGCTCTCCATCGAGACGTCCATTCGTGCCCTCAGCGCCGTATCCGATATGTCCTACATCAACTCGGTGCCGTCGATCGCCCAGGGCAACGCCCAGAGCCACGCGATTGGCCTTGGCCAGATGAACCTGCACGGGTACCTTGCCCGTGAGCACGTCCACTACGGTTCCGAAGAGGGCCTGGACTTCACCAACATCTACTTCTACACGGTGCTGTTCCACGCTCTGCGCGCCTCAAACCGACTCTCCATCGAGACCGGCCAGAAGTTCGGCGGCTTCGAGAAGTCCACGTACGCCAGCGGCGAGTTCTTCGACAAGTACACCGAGCAGGAGTGGACTCCGGAGACCGAGCGCGTTCGCGAGCTCTTCGCCGGCCACCACATCCCCACCCAGGATGATTGGCGCGAGCTGAAGGCTTCCGTTATGGAGCACGGTATTTACAACCAGAACCTCCAGGCCGTACCGCCTACCGGTTCCATCAGCTACATCAACAACTCCACCTCGTCGATCCACCCGGTGGCCGCCAAGATCGAAATCCGCAAGGAAGGCAAGATCGGCCGCGTCTACTACCCGGCTCCGTACCTGACCAACGACAACCTGGAGTACTACCAGGATGCCTACGAAATCGGCTACGAGAAGATCATCGACACCTACGCCGCTGCCACGCAGCACGTGGACCAGGGCCTGTCCCTGACGCTGTTCTTCAAGGACACCGCCACCACGCGTGACATCAACAAGGCGCAGATCTACGCATGGCGCAAGGGCATCAAGACCCTCTACTACATCCGTCTCCGCCAGCTCGCGCTGGAAGGGACCGAGGTGGAAAACTGCGTTAGCTGCATGCTGTAG
- the nrdI gene encoding class Ib ribonucleoside-diphosphate reductase assembly flavoprotein NrdI, which yields MAPLAAATVRDATEAVTTRSHLIYFSSTSENTKRFVQKLGRDAARIPLYAQDAPLHALEPFVLVLPTYGGTNGEGSVPKQVIRFLNNPGNRELIRGVIGAGNTNFADNYCAAGDIISVKCKVPHLYKFELMGTPEDVQRVNEGLEKFWTQLSQKQK from the coding sequence ATGGCACCGCTGGCAGCGGCCACCGTGCGCGATGCGACGGAAGCTGTGACCACGAGGAGTCACCTCATCTATTTTTCCTCGACATCCGAGAACACCAAACGATTCGTCCAGAAACTGGGCAGGGATGCAGCGCGCATCCCGCTCTATGCCCAGGACGCTCCGCTTCACGCCCTTGAACCCTTCGTCCTTGTACTGCCTACCTATGGTGGTACGAACGGCGAAGGTTCCGTGCCGAAGCAGGTCATCAGATTTCTGAACAATCCCGGGAACAGGGAACTGATCCGCGGTGTTATCGGAGCGGGGAACACAAACTTCGCGGACAACTATTGCGCGGCGGGAGACATCATCTCCGTCAAGTGCAAGGTGCCGCATCTTTACAAATTTGAACTCATGGGGACGCCAGAAGACGTCCAACGGGTCAACGAAGGGCTGGAAAAGTTTTGGACACAACTGTCGCAGAAACAGAAGTAA
- the nrdH gene encoding glutaredoxin-like protein NrdH, which yields MTVTVYTKPACVQCNATYRALDKKGIAYQSVDISQDAEALERLKALGYMQAPVVVTEQDHWSGFRPDKIEELAQAVSSVA from the coding sequence ATGACCGTAACGGTTTACACGAAGCCGGCCTGTGTTCAGTGCAACGCAACCTACCGGGCACTCGACAAGAAGGGCATTGCCTACCAGAGTGTCGACATCTCCCAGGATGCCGAGGCCCTTGAGCGCCTCAAGGCACTGGGTTACATGCAGGCTCCCGTCGTCGTGACCGAGCAGGACCACTGGTCTGGATTCCGCCCGGACAAGATCGAGGAACTGGCCCAGGCCGTTTCCTCCGTGGCCTGA
- a CDS encoding LysR family transcriptional regulator codes for MVNLLHLRTLMEVTRLGSFAAAAAQLGYTASAVSQQMAALERDTGVELFQRSARSVVPTEAALTMTRHASKVLTDVEALMAAASRTNDSPAQELRLGIFPSLATYVLPDILRNDRWNGLGIELKVSVAEPAQTIQGLRSGGELDVALVYQVGQSGLAWPHSLERQWIGDDDFRVVLPASWKIREDAEIEAAHLSDMPWIVHHPGTSDALVIERLFASCNLHPRVVAYSDDFHASLEMTAAGLGASLVPELALRNRPPGVVVLDVPDIRLARNVFALLINEKRTAQVQLFTQLLADTLRDSSGKSGLHPLKTAPVKGSQRRR; via the coding sequence ATGGTCAACCTCCTCCACCTCCGCACACTCATGGAGGTGACCCGCCTCGGCTCGTTCGCTGCCGCCGCTGCACAGCTTGGCTACACAGCCTCTGCGGTCTCGCAACAGATGGCGGCGCTGGAACGTGACACCGGCGTCGAACTCTTCCAGCGGTCGGCGCGCAGTGTGGTCCCCACCGAAGCGGCGCTGACCATGACACGGCACGCTTCCAAGGTCCTCACGGATGTTGAGGCGCTGATGGCCGCTGCGTCCAGGACCAACGACTCCCCCGCGCAGGAACTCAGGTTGGGCATCTTTCCCAGCCTGGCCACCTACGTCCTGCCGGACATCCTGCGGAACGACCGCTGGAACGGTTTGGGCATTGAGTTGAAGGTCTCAGTGGCAGAGCCGGCACAAACCATCCAAGGGCTGCGCAGCGGCGGCGAACTGGACGTGGCGCTGGTCTACCAGGTGGGACAGTCCGGGCTGGCGTGGCCCCACTCGCTTGAACGGCAGTGGATCGGCGACGACGACTTCCGTGTTGTCCTGCCCGCGTCGTGGAAGATCCGCGAAGATGCCGAAATCGAGGCAGCCCACCTTTCCGACATGCCGTGGATTGTGCACCACCCTGGCACCAGCGATGCCCTGGTCATTGAGCGCCTGTTCGCCAGCTGTAACCTACACCCTCGTGTCGTGGCCTACAGTGACGACTTCCATGCCAGCCTCGAGATGACCGCAGCCGGCCTTGGTGCTTCGCTGGTACCGGAACTGGCCCTGCGGAACCGGCCGCCCGGCGTCGTGGTCCTTGACGTCCCGGACATCAGGCTGGCCCGTAATGTGTTCGCCCTGCTCATCAACGAAAAGCGCACGGCACAGGTCCAGCTGTTCACCCAATTGCTGGCCGACACGCTCAGGGACTCCTCCGGAAAAAGCGGCCTCCACCCCCTGAAAACCGCGCCGGTCAAGGGCTCCCAGCGGCGCAGGTGA
- a CDS encoding DUF2004 domain-containing protein: protein MGKLASKHFGEVELNHGSEHCFVAKHELGGNPLELDLNVTAHDHFDEAAMRKVDYRLRFLPELVDQVREMIADELDQDGTNPQQFLHFHSSQLKEEQLESVFGVRDKGQLTNDVFLNALKLGHVAIYPGQPERYFVLDFTLGSHFTDELLVVAADEDGVVDDEILWE from the coding sequence ATGGGCAAGCTAGCGAGCAAACATTTTGGGGAAGTCGAGCTCAACCACGGCAGTGAACATTGCTTCGTTGCCAAACATGAACTCGGCGGCAATCCGCTTGAACTTGACCTCAATGTCACTGCGCACGACCACTTCGACGAAGCTGCCATGCGCAAAGTGGACTACCGCCTGCGCTTCCTGCCCGAGCTGGTGGACCAGGTCAGGGAGATGATCGCTGACGAACTCGACCAGGACGGCACCAACCCCCAACAGTTCCTGCATTTCCACAGCTCACAACTCAAAGAAGAGCAGCTGGAGTCCGTTTTCGGTGTCCGGGACAAGGGCCAGCTCACCAACGATGTCTTCCTCAACGCCCTCAAGCTGGGCCATGTGGCCATCTACCCGGGCCAACCGGAGCGCTACTTTGTCCTGGACTTCACCCTCGGCTCGCACTTCACCGACGAGCTCCTGGTGGTCGCCGCCGACGAGGACGGCGTAGTGGACGACGAAATCCTGTGGGAGTAG
- a CDS encoding vWA domain-containing protein, producing the protein MSFAPILPWPVLVLAGFGILILTAWTLVRQRGTRPHGRVRPAALRGAAVVLLLVAAMRPGLMGGQSVSASSEIDVFFVVDTSTSMAAEDYRGTETRLAGVKEDVTAVARELAGAKFSLITFDSKATVRMPLTQDATALQTAMATLQSQRARYASGSSVTIAAQLLKDRLDAAQKHHPGRPALVFYAGDGENTSAEPPPPMDASNVAGGAVLGYGTAEGGRMRESADGGAAYVKDRGSGTAQDAVSRIDEAQLGRTADQLHVPYAHRTGAEPAADILRGVQLGNLTTTTGDRPGRVELYWLFALAAFLLATHEPLRHFFELVNLRRSLRKEPTP; encoded by the coding sequence ATGAGCTTCGCACCGATACTGCCCTGGCCGGTCCTAGTGTTGGCTGGCTTCGGTATCCTCATTTTGACCGCCTGGACCCTGGTCCGGCAGCGGGGAACCCGGCCCCACGGCAGGGTGCGGCCCGCCGCCCTGCGGGGTGCCGCCGTCGTGCTTCTTCTCGTCGCGGCGATGCGGCCGGGCCTTATGGGCGGTCAGTCCGTCAGCGCTTCGTCGGAGATTGATGTCTTCTTCGTGGTGGATACCAGCACCAGCATGGCCGCGGAGGATTACCGCGGCACCGAAACGCGTCTGGCCGGGGTCAAAGAGGACGTGACCGCAGTCGCGCGGGAACTTGCCGGAGCCAAATTTTCGCTGATCACCTTTGACAGCAAAGCGACTGTCCGGATGCCGCTCACGCAGGACGCCACGGCACTGCAGACCGCCATGGCCACGCTTCAATCGCAAAGGGCACGCTACGCGTCGGGTAGCAGCGTCACCATCGCAGCCCAGCTCCTGAAGGACAGGCTCGACGCCGCGCAGAAGCACCATCCGGGACGACCGGCGCTGGTTTTCTACGCCGGTGACGGAGAAAATACCAGCGCGGAGCCGCCCCCGCCCATGGATGCCTCCAACGTTGCCGGGGGAGCAGTCCTCGGTTACGGTACCGCCGAGGGCGGGCGGATGAGGGAATCGGCCGACGGTGGCGCGGCGTACGTCAAGGACCGGGGTTCCGGCACGGCGCAGGATGCTGTGTCCCGCATTGACGAAGCACAGCTCGGGCGAACCGCCGATCAGCTCCACGTCCCCTACGCCCACCGGACAGGCGCAGAGCCAGCCGCCGACATCCTCCGTGGCGTCCAGTTGGGAAACTTGACCACCACCACCGGGGACCGCCCGGGCCGGGTGGAACTCTACTGGCTGTTCGCCCTGGCTGCGTTCTTGTTGGCGACGCATGAACCCCTGCGCCACTTCTTTGAACTCGTGAACCTGCGCCGGTCGCTGCGGAAGGAGCCAACCCCGTGA
- a CDS encoding vWA domain-containing protein, which produces MELSYWWVLPIAATVVVLAAWLHRRRPPMPTRAVAYGERLTGLPEYQQALRRRRLRLALAVVLGTVFLAATATAAARPTQRTTEQPEIRNRDIVLCLDVSGSMTGTDAAIAAVFLELAKEFDGERIGMVIFDSSSVQLFPLTDDYEYAAEQLKLAKEALDDGAGSFFDGTWNGEGSSLIGDGLASCVQSFPDTDTGGDQGTAKRSRSVVLATDNFLSGEPIFTLEEAAALAAGKNVKVHALNPGDVDYGGQTDQPGAQLKTAAERTGGTYYKLDSPEAVPGIVREVQETEATSYRAAPQAVVTDTPAWPLGIALMAGAGMLVIGWRLEP; this is translated from the coding sequence ATGGAACTGAGCTACTGGTGGGTCCTTCCCATCGCAGCAACCGTGGTGGTCCTCGCCGCCTGGCTGCACCGTCGCCGACCACCGATGCCCACCCGTGCCGTGGCGTACGGCGAGCGGCTGACCGGGCTCCCCGAATACCAGCAGGCCCTGCGCCGGCGCCGTCTACGCCTGGCGCTCGCCGTCGTCTTGGGAACAGTATTTTTGGCCGCCACCGCCACTGCCGCAGCAAGGCCCACCCAACGGACCACCGAGCAGCCGGAAATCCGCAACAGGGACATCGTGCTCTGCCTGGACGTTTCCGGGTCCATGACCGGCACCGACGCAGCCATTGCCGCCGTTTTCCTGGAACTAGCAAAGGAATTCGACGGCGAACGGATCGGCATGGTCATCTTCGACAGCAGCAGCGTTCAACTGTTTCCACTCACAGACGACTACGAGTACGCCGCCGAACAGCTCAAACTCGCCAAGGAAGCCCTGGACGACGGGGCCGGATCCTTCTTCGACGGCACCTGGAACGGCGAAGGTTCGTCCCTGATCGGTGACGGACTGGCCTCCTGCGTTCAGAGTTTCCCGGATACGGACACTGGTGGTGACCAGGGGACAGCGAAGCGCTCGCGGTCGGTGGTGCTGGCAACGGACAATTTCCTGTCAGGCGAACCGATCTTCACCCTGGAGGAGGCCGCGGCGTTGGCTGCGGGCAAGAACGTCAAAGTGCATGCCCTCAACCCGGGGGACGTGGACTACGGTGGGCAAACCGACCAGCCCGGAGCTCAACTGAAGACCGCAGCAGAGCGCACGGGAGGGACCTACTACAAACTGGACAGCCCCGAAGCGGTACCGGGCATCGTCCGCGAAGTGCAGGAAACCGAAGCCACCAGCTATCGCGCAGCCCCGCAGGCAGTCGTCACGGACACGCCTGCGTGGCCTCTCGGGATCGCCCTGATGGCGGGAGCCGGAATGCTGGTCATTGGATGGCGGCTTGAACCATGA
- a CDS encoding DUF58 domain-containing protein: protein MPSLLRRVKSRMFIFAHRRTLTLLDGEYGSVFKGRSLDFDELRAYVPGDEVRDIDWKATARHGSPLIKRYVAVRRHSVLLLVDTGRNMAAEASSGEAKKDIAVHAAGVMGYLASRHGDDVGLVHGNEAASLYVPPRAGEEHLERLLRDVDAQITLDNPAGKIAKQLDYVLRYLKGRLLIVVVADEFLPDDTTEAMLRRLRARHEVLWLTIQDAELAPTGGSVVQDSTDVRTAETIPSPLAMDSKVRAAYATAVQERTRRRRDTFRRLGIAEEQAGGSEQVLTAIFTLLEKHRSRASTGNRAATTGNRAKGGSRAG from the coding sequence TTGCCAAGCCTTCTCCGCCGCGTGAAGTCCAGGATGTTCATCTTCGCGCATCGCCGCACCCTCACGTTGCTCGACGGCGAATACGGCTCGGTCTTCAAGGGCCGAAGCCTGGACTTTGACGAGTTGCGCGCCTATGTCCCGGGAGATGAAGTCAGGGACATCGACTGGAAAGCTACTGCCCGGCACGGATCACCCCTGATCAAGCGCTATGTGGCTGTTCGCCGCCATTCGGTGCTGCTCCTGGTGGACACCGGACGGAACATGGCCGCTGAGGCTTCCTCCGGTGAAGCCAAGAAGGACATCGCCGTTCACGCCGCGGGAGTCATGGGCTATCTCGCCAGCCGCCACGGTGACGATGTGGGCCTGGTGCACGGCAACGAAGCCGCCTCCCTCTACGTGCCTCCACGCGCAGGCGAGGAACACTTGGAACGCCTCCTACGGGACGTCGATGCACAGATAACCCTGGACAACCCCGCCGGGAAGATAGCCAAGCAACTCGACTATGTGCTGCGATACCTGAAGGGACGGCTGCTGATTGTGGTGGTCGCCGATGAATTCCTCCCGGATGACACCACGGAAGCGATGCTCCGACGACTCCGCGCCCGGCACGAAGTTCTCTGGCTCACCATCCAGGACGCCGAGCTGGCACCTACAGGGGGCAGCGTCGTCCAAGACAGCACCGACGTCCGGACCGCGGAAACAATCCCGTCACCCCTGGCAATGGATAGCAAGGTGCGCGCCGCGTACGCCACCGCCGTCCAGGAACGCACACGCCGGCGACGGGATACCTTCCGACGCCTAGGTATCGCCGAAGAACAAGCCGGTGGAAGCGAGCAGGTCCTGACCGCAATCTTCACCCTCCTCGAAAAACACCGCTCCCGCGCCTCGACCGGAAACAGGGCCGCAACGACCGGAAACCGCGCCAAAGGCGGCAGCCGTGCAGGATGA